A single genomic interval of Candidatus Dependentiae bacterium harbors:
- a CDS encoding haloacid dehalogenase-like hydrolase produces the protein MLAFRRILILLTLSLFSFGIYAKKYNSKKESVSVLEQKKEVKNSNDFKYVIFDISNVFWEKTLYEILMSLKKKIHIPFSGYVDLLECGVSYAFGNLDAKKGYETLFKHMKKMPQADVAAKCNLIWEQDCKNYIYEDADRLFKKYKSEGKILIAVDAGISELYTEFLKIYKFDYIFVSKMEYKDGVSTGKLDGEPCSNKYKYEIIKNLIENKLHGSLKEAIFYANSHNDIPLLEHVGKPITVNPNKKLLKKAKKENWPIIEFKKLLKSN, from the coding sequence ATGTTGGCTTTCCGTCGTATATTGATTTTATTAACGCTTTCTTTATTTAGTTTTGGTATTTATGCAAAAAAATATAATTCTAAAAAAGAAAGCGTTTCTGTTTTAGAACAAAAAAAAGAAGTAAAAAATAGTAATGATTTTAAATATGTAATATTTGATATTAGTAACGTATTTTGGGAAAAGACGTTATATGAAATATTAATGTCTTTAAAAAAAAAGATACATATCCCATTTAGCGGTTATGTGGATCTTTTAGAGTGTGGAGTTTCTTATGCTTTTGGTAATTTGGATGCAAAAAAAGGCTATGAAACATTGTTTAAGCATATGAAAAAAATGCCGCAAGCAGATGTAGCAGCCAAATGTAATTTAATTTGGGAACAAGATTGTAAAAATTATATATACGAAGATGCTGATAGATTATTTAAAAAATATAAATCTGAAGGAAAGATTTTAATCGCTGTTGATGCAGGTATTTCTGAGCTTTACACTGAGTTTTTAAAAATTTATAAATTTGATTATATTTTTGTTTCAAAAATGGAATATAAAGATGGCGTTTCTACAGGCAAACTTGATGGAGAGCCATGTTCTAATAAGTATAAATACGAAATTATTAAAAATCTTATAGAAAATAAATTACATGGTTCTTTAAAAGAAGCAATTTTTTATGCCAATAGTCATAATGATATACCATTATTGGAACATGTTGGAAAACCAATTACCGTTAATCCCAATAAGAAATTATTAAAAAAAGCAAAAAAAGAAAATTGGCCAATTATTGAATTTAAAAAACTTCTAAAAAGTAATTAA
- a CDS encoding rod shape-determining protein → MKFWPATKLFSLFSNDLAIDLGTANIVIYVRNQGVVLDQPSVVAVKASTNEVLAAGNKAKKMLGKTPESIVACRPVRDGVIANYELTESMLRYFISEVHNNRKTLVRPRMIIGVPSGITQVERRAVEDSARQAGAREVYTIMEPMAAAIGAGLPVEEPAGNMIVDIGGGTTEVAIISLKDVVFSKSVRVGGDEMDRSIVQYVKRKYNLLIGERTAEDIKIKIGTAVLTDERKREEVKGRDLITGVPKTVILSDSEVFEALAEPIAIIIEAVHAALENAPPELSSDLVDRGIMMAGGGSLLKNLDVLISKETGLPVKVAENPLLSVVLGAGKVLDALDFYKEALLK, encoded by the coding sequence ATGAAATTTTGGCCAGCGACTAAATTATTTAGTCTTTTTTCCAATGATCTAGCTATAGATCTTGGAACTGCAAATATTGTTATTTATGTCAGAAACCAGGGGGTTGTTCTTGATCAACCTTCCGTTGTTGCTGTAAAAGCATCAACAAATGAAGTTTTAGCGGCAGGAAATAAGGCAAAAAAAATGTTAGGAAAGACACCTGAAAGTATTGTTGCCTGCAGACCCGTAAGAGATGGTGTTATTGCCAATTACGAACTTACGGAAAGCATGCTTCGTTATTTTATAAGTGAAGTTCATAACAATAGAAAAACACTGGTTCGTCCAAGAATGATTATTGGTGTTCCGTCTGGAATTACGCAAGTTGAACGACGTGCAGTAGAAGATTCTGCAAGACAGGCAGGTGCTCGAGAAGTTTATACAATTATGGAGCCGATGGCTGCGGCAATTGGTGCCGGTCTTCCTGTTGAAGAACCTGCCGGAAATATGATCGTTGATATTGGCGGTGGAACTACTGAAGTTGCAATTATATCTTTAAAAGATGTTGTTTTTAGTAAATCTGTTCGAGTTGGTGGCGATGAAATGGACAGATCTATTGTTCAGTATGTAAAAAGAAAATATAATCTTTTGATTGGTGAAAGAACGGCTGAAGATATTAAGATTAAAATTGGTACGGCAGTTCTTACTGATGAACGGAAAAGAGAAGAAGTTAAGGGGCGCGATTTAATAACAGGTGTTCCTAAAACTGTAATTCTTTCTGATTCTGAAGTTTTTGAAGCATTGGCTGAGCCTATAGCGATTATTATTGAAGCTGTACATGCTGCTTTGGAAAATGCACCACCTGAATTATCATCAGATTTGGTTGATAGAGGTATTATGATGGCCGGTGGAGGATCTTTGCTTAAAAATTTAGATGTTTTAATATCTAAAGAAACCGGTTTGCCTGTAAAAGTTGCTGAAAATCCATTGTTATCAGTTGTGCTTGGTGCAGGAAAAGTTTTGGATGCTTTAGATTTTTACAAAGAGGCTTTGTTAAAATAG